In candidate division WOR-3 bacterium, one DNA window encodes the following:
- the ybgF gene encoding tol-pal system protein YbgF, producing MRASRLRVKAGTSLALTLGLLAVFLPSCSLHREYVRRGVVLDSLAHRTSRLEVSQTALLRDLRAQTLTELEAVRASIEQLEARIVDLDERLARVGRKLGVWYEASVGADAAAPDSATARPEAAVVPGPVDTLRPGIDPDQLYNTAYLDFTRGKYQIAIAGFDQFVVMFPQSDMADNAQYWKAECYYSLNDLLKAEEEFRLVLTKYPAGNKVPAAAYKLGLVYLAQNRKQDAIRQLQEVVAKYPGTTEAGLAQDRLNALEK from the coding sequence ATGAGAGCCAGTAGGCTCAGGGTCAAAGCCGGCACAAGTCTGGCACTTACCCTGGGCCTGCTGGCTGTTTTTTTGCCAAGTTGCTCGCTGCATCGTGAGTACGTCCGCCGCGGAGTTGTGCTTGACTCGCTCGCTCACCGGACGAGCCGGCTTGAAGTTAGCCAGACCGCCTTGCTGCGCGACCTCCGCGCCCAGACCCTTACTGAACTTGAAGCAGTACGCGCCAGCATTGAGCAGCTTGAGGCGCGCATCGTTGATCTGGACGAGCGACTTGCTAGGGTCGGCCGTAAGCTCGGAGTATGGTATGAGGCAAGCGTCGGCGCCGACGCGGCCGCGCCAGATAGCGCCACGGCGCGACCGGAAGCTGCGGTCGTACCCGGACCTGTTGATACACTCCGGCCGGGCATTGACCCGGACCAGCTCTATAACACTGCTTACCTTGATTTCACCCGCGGTAAGTACCAGATTGCCATTGCTGGCTTCGACCAGTTCGTTGTAATGTTTCCGCAATCCGATATGGCCGATAACGCTCAGTACTGGAAGGCCGAATGTTACTACTCACTCAATGACTTGCTCAAGGCCGAGGAAGAGTTCAGGCTTGTCCTGACTAAGTACCCGGCCGGGAACAAGGTGCCGGCTGCGGCCTACAAACTTGGACTTGTGTATCTGGCCCAGAACCGCAAACAAGACGCTATCCGGCAGCTCCAAGAGGTGGTCGCCAAGTATCCGGGTACAACCGAGGCTGGGCTCGCCCAAGACCGGTTGAACGCATTGGAGAAGTAA
- a CDS encoding OmpA family protein: MKNTARLLTVLFGALLVVAVVGCPKKVVKEEPIPPPPPPDTTPEIVEKPKVGELATIYFDFDKSDIRTGEVKKLTDNANAIKAAGNPMVTIEGYCCPIGTSEYNMALGQRRAEAAKAYLVKLGVPASQLTTISYGEERLATTDPNKYELNRRCEFKASK, from the coding sequence ATGAAGAACACAGCCAGACTCCTGACCGTTCTTTTCGGCGCGCTCCTGGTTGTGGCTGTTGTCGGCTGTCCCAAGAAGGTTGTGAAGGAAGAGCCGATTCCGCCGCCACCACCGCCTGATACGACGCCCGAAATAGTGGAGAAACCTAAGGTCGGGGAACTTGCTACCATCTACTTCGACTTCGACAAGTCTGACATCCGTACGGGAGAGGTTAAGAAGCTCACAGACAACGCCAATGCCATTAAGGCCGCTGGTAACCCGATGGTTACGATTGAGGGGTACTGCTGCCCGATTGGCACGTCGGAATACAATATGGCACTTGGTCAGCGCCGAGCTGAAGCGGCCAAGGCTTATCTGGTGAAGCTCGGTGTTCCTGCTAGTCAGTTGACGACCATCAGCTACGGTGAGGAGCGACTCGCAACGACAGACCCGAACAAGTACGAACTGAACCGACGCTGCGAGTTCAAAGCTTCGAAGTAG
- a CDS encoding prepilin-type N-terminal cleavage/methylation domain-containing protein: protein MKNKGFTLIELLVVILIIGILLALIIPNFALFQERARRSSVKNNMHVIQTAMEAYAVDHYGNYPNADVPWEADDETGICLYFPGGDPQGIEGSPRPGAFPVNPYTGTRYNTGEYEDLNYDEHFGDFEPGQNAANRGDDELGCPYLDWEGDPEVAGSIYLGTYINEATEIPEEYGIAGWGRDPTFLPIYDLDPAADDPTETDYFIFFVLHN from the coding sequence ATGAAGAATAAGGGCTTCACGCTGATCGAACTGCTGGTGGTCATCTTGATCATCGGTATCCTGCTTGCCCTCATCATCCCGAACTTCGCATTGTTCCAGGAGCGTGCGCGGCGCAGCTCGGTCAAGAATAACATGCACGTTATTCAGACCGCGATGGAGGCGTATGCCGTGGACCACTACGGCAACTATCCCAACGCCGACGTGCCTTGGGAGGCGGACGATGAGACGGGCATCTGCCTGTACTTCCCGGGCGGAGACCCGCAGGGCATCGAGGGTTCACCGAGGCCGGGCGCGTTCCCGGTCAACCCGTACACCGGTACCCGCTATAACACCGGAGAGTACGAGGACCTGAACTACGACGAGCACTTCGGTGACTTCGAACCAGGACAGAATGCAGCGAACAGGGGCGATGATGAACTCGGGTGCCCGTACCTGGACTGGGAGGGCGACCCGGAGGTTGCCGGCTCAATCTACCTCGGCACCTATATCAACGAGGCGACCGAGATTCCGGAGGAGTACGGTATCGCTGGCTGGGGTCGTGATCCGACATTCCTGCCGATTTACGACCTTGACCCGGCGGCGGACGACCCGACGGAGACCGACTACTTCATCTTCTTCGTCCTGCACAACTAA